A genomic window from Panthera tigris isolate Pti1 chromosome B4, P.tigris_Pti1_mat1.1, whole genome shotgun sequence includes:
- the SUN2 gene encoding SUN domain-containing protein 2 isoform X2 yields MSRRSQRLTRYSQGDDDGGSSSGGSSVMGSQSTLFKDSPLRTLKRKSANMKRLSPAPQLGPSSDTHTSYYSESVVRESYFGSPRAASLARSSILDDQLHSDPYWGEDLRVRRRRGTGGTESSKLNGLSENKGSEDFLGSSSGYSSEDDYAGYSETDHRGSGSRLRNAASWAASFFWMVVTSPGRLFGLLYWWVGTTWYRLTTAASLLDVFVLTRRFSSAKTFLWFLLLLLLLTGLTYGAWYFYPYGLQTFHPAMVSWWAAKGGSRQHDVWESRDFQAEQRILSRVHSLERRLEALAAEFSSNWQKEAVRLERLELRQGAAGGGGHVGLSHEDTLALLEGLVSRREAALKEDFRRDTAARIQEELVTLRAEHQQDSEDLFKKIVQASQESEARLQELKSEWQRMTQESFRENSMKELGRLEGQLAGLRQELAALSLKQSSVADQVGLLPQQLQAVRDDVESRFPAWISQFLLRGGGTRNGLLQQEDMQVQLRELEGRILAHVAEMRGESAREAAASLGLTLQREGVIGVTEEQVQRIVNQALKRYSEDRIGMVDYALESGGASVISTRCSETYETKTALLSLFGIPLWYHSQSPRVILQPDVHPGNCWAFQGPQGFAVVRLSARIRPTAVTLEHVPKSLSPNSTISSAPKDFAIFGFDEDAQQEGTLLGQFTYDQDGEPIQTFYFQDTKMATYQVVELRILTNWGHPEYTCIYRFRVHGEPTH; encoded by the exons GACCTTGAAGAGGAAGTCCGCCAACATGAAGCGCCTCTCCCCAGCGCCGCAGCTGGGCCCCTCCTCCGACACGCACACGTCCTACTACAGCGAGTCGGTGGTCAGGGAGTCCTACTTTGGCAGCCCCCGGGCCGCCTCCCTTGCCAGGAGCTCCATCCTCGACGACCAGCTGCATAGCGACCCCTACTGGG GTGAGGATCTgcgggtgaggaggaggagaggcacgGGCGGCACCGAAAGCAGCAAACTCAACGGGCTCTCTGAGAACAAGGGCTCCGAGGACTTCCTGGGGTCCTCCTCAGGTTACTCTTCAGAGGATGACTATGCAG GATACTCGGAGACTGACCACCGTGGTTCGGGTTCACGGTTAAGGAACGCAGCCTCTTGGGCAGCCTCTTTTTTCTGGATGGTGGTCACTTCTCCAG GCCGGCTGTTTGGACTCCTCTACTGGTGGGTTGGCACCACCTGGTATCGCCTGACAACAGCTGCCTCCCTCCTCGATGTCTTCGTTTTAACCAG GCGCTTCTCATCCGCGAAGACATTCCTGTGGttcctcttgctgctgctgcttctgaccGGCCTGACCTATG GTGCCTGGTATTTCTACCCCTATGGGCTGCAGACCTTCCACCCTGCGATGGTTTCCTGGTGGGCGGCGAAGGGCGGCAGCAGGCAGCATGACGTGTGGGAGTCCAGAGACTTCCAG GCTGAGCAGCGCATCTTATCCCGGGTACACTCTCTGGAGCGGCGCCTAGAAGCTCTCGCTGCCGAATTTTCCTCCAACTGGCAGAAGGAGGCTGTGCGGCTGGAGCGTCTGGAGCTGCGGCAAGGGGCCGCTGGTGGGGGAGGCCACGTAGGCCTGAGCCACGAGGACACCCTGGCGCTTCTAGAAGGGCTGGTGAGCCGCCGCGAGGCTGCCCTGAAGGAGGACTTCCGTAGGGACACCGCCGCTCGGATCCAG GAAGAGCTGGTCACCCTGAGAGCAGAACATCAACAAGACTCGGAAGACCTCTTCAAGAAAATCGTCCAGGCCTCCCAG GAGTCTGAGGCTCGACTCCAGGAGCTGAAGTCCGAGTGGCAAAG GATGACCCAAGAGTCCTTCCGAGAGAACTCCATGAAGGAGCTGGGGCGACTGGAGGGCCAGCTGGCAGGCTTGCGGCAGGAGCTGGCGGCCCTGAGCCTGAAGCAGAGCTCGGTGGCAGACCAAGTGGGCCTCTTGCCCCAGCAGCTGCAGGCGGTGAGGGATGAC GTGGAGTCCCGGTTCCCTGCCTGGATCAGTCAGTTCCTTCTGCGCGGCGGGGGGACCCGCAACGGGCTCCTTCAGCAGGAAGACATGCAAGTTCAGCTGCGGGAGCTGGAGGGCAGGATCCTCGCCCACGTGGCCGAGATGCGGGGCGAGTCGGCGAGGGAGGCCGCCGCCAGCCTGGGGCTGACGCTGCAGAGGGAAGGCGTGATCGGGGTGACAGAGGAG CAGGTGCAGCGCATTGTAAACCAGGCCCTGAAGCGCTACAGTGAGGACCGCATCGGGATGGTGGACTACGCCCTGGAAtcaggag GGGCTAGTGTTATCAGCACCCGGTGTTCTGAGACCTATGAGACCAAGACGGCCCTCCTCAGTCTCTTCGGCATCCCCCTGTGGTACCATTCCCAGTCGCCCCGAGTCATTCTCCAG CCAGATGTGCACCCGGGCAACTGCTGGGCCTTCCAGGGGCCCCAGGGCTTTGCTGTGGTTCGCCTTTCTGCCCGCATCCGCCCCACTGCTGTCACCTTAGAGCACGTCCCCAAGTCCTTGTCCCCCAACAGCACCATCTCCAGTGCCCCCAAGGACTTTGCCATCTTT GGATTTGATGAAGATGCGCAGCAAGAGGGGACACTTCTTGGCCAGTTCACCTACGACCAGGATGGGGAGCCCATTCAGACCTTTTACTTTCAG GACACTAAAATGGCCACATACCAGGTGGTGGAGCTTCGGATCTTGACTAACTGGGGCCACCCCGAGTACACCTGCATCTACCGCTTCCGGGTGCATGGGGAACCCACCCACTAG
- the SUN2 gene encoding SUN domain-containing protein 2 isoform X1, whose protein sequence is MSRRSQRLTRYSQGDDDGGSSSGGSSVMGSQSTLFKDSPLRTLKRKSANMKRLSPAPQLGPSSDTHTSYYSESVVRESYFGSPRAASLARSSILDDQLHSDPYWGEDLRVRRRRGTGGTESSKLNGLSENKGSEDFLGSSSGYSSEDDYAGYSETDHRGSGSRLRNAASWAASFFWMVVTSPGRLFGLLYWWVGTTWYRLTTAASLLDVFVLTRRFSSAKTFLWFLLLLLLLTGLTYGAWYFYPYGLQTFHPAMVSWWAAKGGSRQHDVWESRDFQQAEQRILSRVHSLERRLEALAAEFSSNWQKEAVRLERLELRQGAAGGGGHVGLSHEDTLALLEGLVSRREAALKEDFRRDTAARIQEELVTLRAEHQQDSEDLFKKIVQASQESEARLQELKSEWQRMTQESFRENSMKELGRLEGQLAGLRQELAALSLKQSSVADQVGLLPQQLQAVRDDVESRFPAWISQFLLRGGGTRNGLLQQEDMQVQLRELEGRILAHVAEMRGESAREAAASLGLTLQREGVIGVTEEQVQRIVNQALKRYSEDRIGMVDYALESGGASVISTRCSETYETKTALLSLFGIPLWYHSQSPRVILQPDVHPGNCWAFQGPQGFAVVRLSARIRPTAVTLEHVPKSLSPNSTISSAPKDFAIFGFDEDAQQEGTLLGQFTYDQDGEPIQTFYFQDTKMATYQVVELRILTNWGHPEYTCIYRFRVHGEPTH, encoded by the exons GACCTTGAAGAGGAAGTCCGCCAACATGAAGCGCCTCTCCCCAGCGCCGCAGCTGGGCCCCTCCTCCGACACGCACACGTCCTACTACAGCGAGTCGGTGGTCAGGGAGTCCTACTTTGGCAGCCCCCGGGCCGCCTCCCTTGCCAGGAGCTCCATCCTCGACGACCAGCTGCATAGCGACCCCTACTGGG GTGAGGATCTgcgggtgaggaggaggagaggcacgGGCGGCACCGAAAGCAGCAAACTCAACGGGCTCTCTGAGAACAAGGGCTCCGAGGACTTCCTGGGGTCCTCCTCAGGTTACTCTTCAGAGGATGACTATGCAG GATACTCGGAGACTGACCACCGTGGTTCGGGTTCACGGTTAAGGAACGCAGCCTCTTGGGCAGCCTCTTTTTTCTGGATGGTGGTCACTTCTCCAG GCCGGCTGTTTGGACTCCTCTACTGGTGGGTTGGCACCACCTGGTATCGCCTGACAACAGCTGCCTCCCTCCTCGATGTCTTCGTTTTAACCAG GCGCTTCTCATCCGCGAAGACATTCCTGTGGttcctcttgctgctgctgcttctgaccGGCCTGACCTATG GTGCCTGGTATTTCTACCCCTATGGGCTGCAGACCTTCCACCCTGCGATGGTTTCCTGGTGGGCGGCGAAGGGCGGCAGCAGGCAGCATGACGTGTGGGAGTCCAGAGACTTCCAG cAGGCTGAGCAGCGCATCTTATCCCGGGTACACTCTCTGGAGCGGCGCCTAGAAGCTCTCGCTGCCGAATTTTCCTCCAACTGGCAGAAGGAGGCTGTGCGGCTGGAGCGTCTGGAGCTGCGGCAAGGGGCCGCTGGTGGGGGAGGCCACGTAGGCCTGAGCCACGAGGACACCCTGGCGCTTCTAGAAGGGCTGGTGAGCCGCCGCGAGGCTGCCCTGAAGGAGGACTTCCGTAGGGACACCGCCGCTCGGATCCAG GAAGAGCTGGTCACCCTGAGAGCAGAACATCAACAAGACTCGGAAGACCTCTTCAAGAAAATCGTCCAGGCCTCCCAG GAGTCTGAGGCTCGACTCCAGGAGCTGAAGTCCGAGTGGCAAAG GATGACCCAAGAGTCCTTCCGAGAGAACTCCATGAAGGAGCTGGGGCGACTGGAGGGCCAGCTGGCAGGCTTGCGGCAGGAGCTGGCGGCCCTGAGCCTGAAGCAGAGCTCGGTGGCAGACCAAGTGGGCCTCTTGCCCCAGCAGCTGCAGGCGGTGAGGGATGAC GTGGAGTCCCGGTTCCCTGCCTGGATCAGTCAGTTCCTTCTGCGCGGCGGGGGGACCCGCAACGGGCTCCTTCAGCAGGAAGACATGCAAGTTCAGCTGCGGGAGCTGGAGGGCAGGATCCTCGCCCACGTGGCCGAGATGCGGGGCGAGTCGGCGAGGGAGGCCGCCGCCAGCCTGGGGCTGACGCTGCAGAGGGAAGGCGTGATCGGGGTGACAGAGGAG CAGGTGCAGCGCATTGTAAACCAGGCCCTGAAGCGCTACAGTGAGGACCGCATCGGGATGGTGGACTACGCCCTGGAAtcaggag GGGCTAGTGTTATCAGCACCCGGTGTTCTGAGACCTATGAGACCAAGACGGCCCTCCTCAGTCTCTTCGGCATCCCCCTGTGGTACCATTCCCAGTCGCCCCGAGTCATTCTCCAG CCAGATGTGCACCCGGGCAACTGCTGGGCCTTCCAGGGGCCCCAGGGCTTTGCTGTGGTTCGCCTTTCTGCCCGCATCCGCCCCACTGCTGTCACCTTAGAGCACGTCCCCAAGTCCTTGTCCCCCAACAGCACCATCTCCAGTGCCCCCAAGGACTTTGCCATCTTT GGATTTGATGAAGATGCGCAGCAAGAGGGGACACTTCTTGGCCAGTTCACCTACGACCAGGATGGGGAGCCCATTCAGACCTTTTACTTTCAG GACACTAAAATGGCCACATACCAGGTGGTGGAGCTTCGGATCTTGACTAACTGGGGCCACCCCGAGTACACCTGCATCTACCGCTTCCGGGTGCATGGGGAACCCACCCACTAG
- the SUN2 gene encoding SUN domain-containing protein 2 isoform X4, whose product MSRRSQRLTRYSQGDDDGGSSSGGSSVMGSQSTLFKDSPLRTLKRKSANMKRLSPAPQLGPSSDTHTSYYSESVVRESYFGSPRAASLARSSILDDQLHSDPYWGEDLRVRRRRGTGGTESSKLNGLSENKGSEDFLGSSSGYSSEDDYAGYSETDHRGSGSRLRNAASWAASFFWMVVTSPGRLFGLLYWWVGTTWYRLTTAASLLDVFVLTRRFSSAKTFLWFLLLLLLLTGLTYGAWYFYPYGLQTFHPAMVSWWAAKGGSRQHDVWESRDFQAEQRILSRVHSLERRLEALAAEFSSNWQKEAVRLERLELRQGAAGGGGHVGLSHEDTLALLEGLVSRREAALKEDFRRDTAARIQEELVTLRAEHQQDSEDLFKKIVQASQESEARLQELKSEWQRMTQESFRENSMKELGRLEGQLAGLRQELAALSLKQSSVADQVGLLPQQLQAVRDDVESRFPAWISQFLLRGGGTRNGLLQQEDMQVQLRELEGRILAHVAEMRGESAREAAASLGLTLQREGVIGVTEEVQRIVNQALKRYSEDRIGMVDYALESGGASVISTRCSETYETKTALLSLFGIPLWYHSQSPRVILQPDVHPGNCWAFQGPQGFAVVRLSARIRPTAVTLEHVPKSLSPNSTISSAPKDFAIFGFDEDAQQEGTLLGQFTYDQDGEPIQTFYFQDTKMATYQVVELRILTNWGHPEYTCIYRFRVHGEPTH is encoded by the exons GACCTTGAAGAGGAAGTCCGCCAACATGAAGCGCCTCTCCCCAGCGCCGCAGCTGGGCCCCTCCTCCGACACGCACACGTCCTACTACAGCGAGTCGGTGGTCAGGGAGTCCTACTTTGGCAGCCCCCGGGCCGCCTCCCTTGCCAGGAGCTCCATCCTCGACGACCAGCTGCATAGCGACCCCTACTGGG GTGAGGATCTgcgggtgaggaggaggagaggcacgGGCGGCACCGAAAGCAGCAAACTCAACGGGCTCTCTGAGAACAAGGGCTCCGAGGACTTCCTGGGGTCCTCCTCAGGTTACTCTTCAGAGGATGACTATGCAG GATACTCGGAGACTGACCACCGTGGTTCGGGTTCACGGTTAAGGAACGCAGCCTCTTGGGCAGCCTCTTTTTTCTGGATGGTGGTCACTTCTCCAG GCCGGCTGTTTGGACTCCTCTACTGGTGGGTTGGCACCACCTGGTATCGCCTGACAACAGCTGCCTCCCTCCTCGATGTCTTCGTTTTAACCAG GCGCTTCTCATCCGCGAAGACATTCCTGTGGttcctcttgctgctgctgcttctgaccGGCCTGACCTATG GTGCCTGGTATTTCTACCCCTATGGGCTGCAGACCTTCCACCCTGCGATGGTTTCCTGGTGGGCGGCGAAGGGCGGCAGCAGGCAGCATGACGTGTGGGAGTCCAGAGACTTCCAG GCTGAGCAGCGCATCTTATCCCGGGTACACTCTCTGGAGCGGCGCCTAGAAGCTCTCGCTGCCGAATTTTCCTCCAACTGGCAGAAGGAGGCTGTGCGGCTGGAGCGTCTGGAGCTGCGGCAAGGGGCCGCTGGTGGGGGAGGCCACGTAGGCCTGAGCCACGAGGACACCCTGGCGCTTCTAGAAGGGCTGGTGAGCCGCCGCGAGGCTGCCCTGAAGGAGGACTTCCGTAGGGACACCGCCGCTCGGATCCAG GAAGAGCTGGTCACCCTGAGAGCAGAACATCAACAAGACTCGGAAGACCTCTTCAAGAAAATCGTCCAGGCCTCCCAG GAGTCTGAGGCTCGACTCCAGGAGCTGAAGTCCGAGTGGCAAAG GATGACCCAAGAGTCCTTCCGAGAGAACTCCATGAAGGAGCTGGGGCGACTGGAGGGCCAGCTGGCAGGCTTGCGGCAGGAGCTGGCGGCCCTGAGCCTGAAGCAGAGCTCGGTGGCAGACCAAGTGGGCCTCTTGCCCCAGCAGCTGCAGGCGGTGAGGGATGAC GTGGAGTCCCGGTTCCCTGCCTGGATCAGTCAGTTCCTTCTGCGCGGCGGGGGGACCCGCAACGGGCTCCTTCAGCAGGAAGACATGCAAGTTCAGCTGCGGGAGCTGGAGGGCAGGATCCTCGCCCACGTGGCCGAGATGCGGGGCGAGTCGGCGAGGGAGGCCGCCGCCAGCCTGGGGCTGACGCTGCAGAGGGAAGGCGTGATCGGGGTGACAGAGGAG GTGCAGCGCATTGTAAACCAGGCCCTGAAGCGCTACAGTGAGGACCGCATCGGGATGGTGGACTACGCCCTGGAAtcaggag GGGCTAGTGTTATCAGCACCCGGTGTTCTGAGACCTATGAGACCAAGACGGCCCTCCTCAGTCTCTTCGGCATCCCCCTGTGGTACCATTCCCAGTCGCCCCGAGTCATTCTCCAG CCAGATGTGCACCCGGGCAACTGCTGGGCCTTCCAGGGGCCCCAGGGCTTTGCTGTGGTTCGCCTTTCTGCCCGCATCCGCCCCACTGCTGTCACCTTAGAGCACGTCCCCAAGTCCTTGTCCCCCAACAGCACCATCTCCAGTGCCCCCAAGGACTTTGCCATCTTT GGATTTGATGAAGATGCGCAGCAAGAGGGGACACTTCTTGGCCAGTTCACCTACGACCAGGATGGGGAGCCCATTCAGACCTTTTACTTTCAG GACACTAAAATGGCCACATACCAGGTGGTGGAGCTTCGGATCTTGACTAACTGGGGCCACCCCGAGTACACCTGCATCTACCGCTTCCGGGTGCATGGGGAACCCACCCACTAG
- the SUN2 gene encoding SUN domain-containing protein 2 isoform X3, which produces MSRRSQRLTRYSQGDDDGGSSSGGSSVMGSQSTLFKDSPLRTLKRKSANMKRLSPAPQLGPSSDTHTSYYSESVVRESYFGSPRAASLARSSILDDQLHSDPYWGEDLRVRRRRGTGGTESSKLNGLSENKGSEDFLGSSSGYSSEDDYAGYSETDHRGSGSRLRNAASWAASFFWMVVTSPGRLFGLLYWWVGTTWYRLTTAASLLDVFVLTRRFSSAKTFLWFLLLLLLLTGLTYGAWYFYPYGLQTFHPAMVSWWAAKGGSRQHDVWESRDFQQAEQRILSRVHSLERRLEALAAEFSSNWQKEAVRLERLELRQGAAGGGGHVGLSHEDTLALLEGLVSRREAALKEDFRRDTAARIQEELVTLRAEHQQDSEDLFKKIVQASQESEARLQELKSEWQRMTQESFRENSMKELGRLEGQLAGLRQELAALSLKQSSVADQVGLLPQQLQAVRDDVESRFPAWISQFLLRGGGTRNGLLQQEDMQVQLRELEGRILAHVAEMRGESAREAAASLGLTLQREGVIGVTEEVQRIVNQALKRYSEDRIGMVDYALESGGASVISTRCSETYETKTALLSLFGIPLWYHSQSPRVILQPDVHPGNCWAFQGPQGFAVVRLSARIRPTAVTLEHVPKSLSPNSTISSAPKDFAIFGFDEDAQQEGTLLGQFTYDQDGEPIQTFYFQDTKMATYQVVELRILTNWGHPEYTCIYRFRVHGEPTH; this is translated from the exons GACCTTGAAGAGGAAGTCCGCCAACATGAAGCGCCTCTCCCCAGCGCCGCAGCTGGGCCCCTCCTCCGACACGCACACGTCCTACTACAGCGAGTCGGTGGTCAGGGAGTCCTACTTTGGCAGCCCCCGGGCCGCCTCCCTTGCCAGGAGCTCCATCCTCGACGACCAGCTGCATAGCGACCCCTACTGGG GTGAGGATCTgcgggtgaggaggaggagaggcacgGGCGGCACCGAAAGCAGCAAACTCAACGGGCTCTCTGAGAACAAGGGCTCCGAGGACTTCCTGGGGTCCTCCTCAGGTTACTCTTCAGAGGATGACTATGCAG GATACTCGGAGACTGACCACCGTGGTTCGGGTTCACGGTTAAGGAACGCAGCCTCTTGGGCAGCCTCTTTTTTCTGGATGGTGGTCACTTCTCCAG GCCGGCTGTTTGGACTCCTCTACTGGTGGGTTGGCACCACCTGGTATCGCCTGACAACAGCTGCCTCCCTCCTCGATGTCTTCGTTTTAACCAG GCGCTTCTCATCCGCGAAGACATTCCTGTGGttcctcttgctgctgctgcttctgaccGGCCTGACCTATG GTGCCTGGTATTTCTACCCCTATGGGCTGCAGACCTTCCACCCTGCGATGGTTTCCTGGTGGGCGGCGAAGGGCGGCAGCAGGCAGCATGACGTGTGGGAGTCCAGAGACTTCCAG cAGGCTGAGCAGCGCATCTTATCCCGGGTACACTCTCTGGAGCGGCGCCTAGAAGCTCTCGCTGCCGAATTTTCCTCCAACTGGCAGAAGGAGGCTGTGCGGCTGGAGCGTCTGGAGCTGCGGCAAGGGGCCGCTGGTGGGGGAGGCCACGTAGGCCTGAGCCACGAGGACACCCTGGCGCTTCTAGAAGGGCTGGTGAGCCGCCGCGAGGCTGCCCTGAAGGAGGACTTCCGTAGGGACACCGCCGCTCGGATCCAG GAAGAGCTGGTCACCCTGAGAGCAGAACATCAACAAGACTCGGAAGACCTCTTCAAGAAAATCGTCCAGGCCTCCCAG GAGTCTGAGGCTCGACTCCAGGAGCTGAAGTCCGAGTGGCAAAG GATGACCCAAGAGTCCTTCCGAGAGAACTCCATGAAGGAGCTGGGGCGACTGGAGGGCCAGCTGGCAGGCTTGCGGCAGGAGCTGGCGGCCCTGAGCCTGAAGCAGAGCTCGGTGGCAGACCAAGTGGGCCTCTTGCCCCAGCAGCTGCAGGCGGTGAGGGATGAC GTGGAGTCCCGGTTCCCTGCCTGGATCAGTCAGTTCCTTCTGCGCGGCGGGGGGACCCGCAACGGGCTCCTTCAGCAGGAAGACATGCAAGTTCAGCTGCGGGAGCTGGAGGGCAGGATCCTCGCCCACGTGGCCGAGATGCGGGGCGAGTCGGCGAGGGAGGCCGCCGCCAGCCTGGGGCTGACGCTGCAGAGGGAAGGCGTGATCGGGGTGACAGAGGAG GTGCAGCGCATTGTAAACCAGGCCCTGAAGCGCTACAGTGAGGACCGCATCGGGATGGTGGACTACGCCCTGGAAtcaggag GGGCTAGTGTTATCAGCACCCGGTGTTCTGAGACCTATGAGACCAAGACGGCCCTCCTCAGTCTCTTCGGCATCCCCCTGTGGTACCATTCCCAGTCGCCCCGAGTCATTCTCCAG CCAGATGTGCACCCGGGCAACTGCTGGGCCTTCCAGGGGCCCCAGGGCTTTGCTGTGGTTCGCCTTTCTGCCCGCATCCGCCCCACTGCTGTCACCTTAGAGCACGTCCCCAAGTCCTTGTCCCCCAACAGCACCATCTCCAGTGCCCCCAAGGACTTTGCCATCTTT GGATTTGATGAAGATGCGCAGCAAGAGGGGACACTTCTTGGCCAGTTCACCTACGACCAGGATGGGGAGCCCATTCAGACCTTTTACTTTCAG GACACTAAAATGGCCACATACCAGGTGGTGGAGCTTCGGATCTTGACTAACTGGGGCCACCCCGAGTACACCTGCATCTACCGCTTCCGGGTGCATGGGGAACCCACCCACTAG